The following coding sequences lie in one Deinobacterium chartae genomic window:
- the topA gene encoding type I DNA topoisomerase → MSKILVIVESPAKAKTIEKYLGKGYIVESSIGHIRDLPKSAAEIPPKFKNQSWARLGIDVEHDFEPIYVVSAEKKSQVAKLKSLLKDVDEVVLATDDDREGESIAWHLYQELRPRVPVRRMVFHEITPEAIRKAIQNPRSIDQNLVEAQETRRALDRLYGYEVSPVLWKKVAPKLSAGRVQSVATRMLVERERERMRFRSATWWDLEGLFEAKGVRFPAALAELDGVRLASGKDFDAQGRLKDGAKVVRLAEGEARALAQALAGSDFRVASLEERPFTQRPYAPFITSTLQQEGGRKLGFSAARTMRAAQRLYEGGYITYMRTDSTTLSQEAMDAARKQVRSLYGDAYLHPAPRTYDKKSKNAQEAHEAIRPAGSTFRTPESLRAELGDDEFRLYDLIWKRTVASQMADARGRRTALRLEGAASDGRRATFSASGKTIDFPGFLRAYVEGSDDPEAALEDRETILPDVTRGDAVEARKLEAKSHATQPPARYTEASLVQALEAAGIGRPSTYASILSTIQDRGYAVRRGTALVPTWTAFATSALMEGNFGRLVDYDFTARMEEDLDDIAGGRKRRGPYLRAFYFGEGEGGLGLKNLVESRLETIDPREVATIEVPRLEGSGIEVRVGRYGPFLKRGEETANIPADLAPDELDLERAEELLRTAQGERVLGTDPGTGLPVLARAGRYGPYVQLGEDTPPAKTASLLPGDKLEALTLERALELLSLPRFVGKLDGEEVWAYNGRYGPYLKKGSDSRNLGSHEQLFTVTLEEAERLFQQPKARRGAKGPLRVFEYPDREPIELREGRFAPYLTDGQLNASLRSGEDPLELSAAEARDILGERGKPPKNAGKRPSRSAGTAKAAAKGKAGARKAAAPAKTAARKAPASRAAKGGKAATKPRAAAGSKPAEWRELQAYVGVLSDTERRLVTATRGEGRKVEEVAPELGLEVAKARGMALQASKKLNQALREARG, encoded by the coding sequence GTGTCCAAGATTCTCGTCATCGTGGAATCGCCGGCCAAGGCGAAAACCATTGAAAAATACCTCGGCAAGGGCTACATCGTGGAGTCCTCGATCGGTCACATCCGTGACCTGCCCAAATCGGCCGCCGAAATTCCTCCCAAGTTCAAAAACCAGTCCTGGGCGCGGCTGGGTATCGACGTAGAGCACGACTTTGAACCGATCTACGTGGTGTCCGCCGAGAAGAAGAGCCAGGTGGCCAAGCTCAAGTCGCTGCTCAAGGACGTAGACGAAGTGGTTCTCGCGACCGACGATGACCGCGAGGGCGAAAGCATCGCCTGGCACCTGTACCAGGAACTGAGGCCCCGCGTCCCGGTGCGGCGCATGGTCTTTCACGAGATCACGCCCGAGGCCATCCGCAAGGCCATTCAGAACCCACGCAGCATCGACCAGAACCTGGTAGAGGCCCAGGAAACCCGCCGGGCCCTTGACCGCCTGTACGGGTACGAGGTCTCGCCGGTGCTGTGGAAGAAAGTGGCCCCCAAGCTCTCGGCGGGCCGCGTGCAGTCGGTGGCGACCCGCATGCTGGTCGAGCGCGAGCGCGAGCGCATGCGTTTCCGTTCGGCCACCTGGTGGGACCTCGAGGGGCTGTTCGAGGCCAAGGGCGTGCGCTTCCCGGCGGCCCTGGCCGAACTGGACGGCGTGCGCCTCGCCAGCGGCAAGGACTTCGACGCGCAGGGGCGGCTCAAAGACGGCGCCAAGGTCGTGCGCCTCGCGGAGGGCGAGGCCCGCGCGCTCGCCCAGGCCCTTGCGGGCAGCGACTTCCGGGTGGCCTCGCTCGAGGAGCGCCCCTTTACCCAGCGGCCCTACGCGCCCTTTATCACGTCCACGCTGCAGCAAGAAGGCGGACGCAAACTGGGCTTTTCGGCCGCCCGGACCATGCGCGCGGCGCAGCGGCTGTACGAGGGCGGCTACATCACCTACATGCGCACCGACTCCACCACGCTGTCGCAGGAGGCGATGGACGCGGCGCGCAAGCAGGTGCGCAGCCTGTACGGCGACGCTTACTTGCACCCCGCCCCGCGCACCTACGACAAGAAGTCCAAAAACGCCCAGGAGGCGCACGAGGCGATCCGCCCGGCCGGATCGACCTTCCGCACGCCCGAGTCGCTGCGCGCTGAGCTGGGCGACGACGAGTTTCGGCTGTACGACCTGATCTGGAAGCGCACGGTCGCCTCGCAGATGGCCGACGCGCGCGGACGCCGCACCGCACTGCGCCTCGAGGGTGCCGCCTCGGACGGACGCCGGGCGACCTTTTCGGCCTCGGGCAAGACCATCGACTTTCCGGGGTTCCTGCGCGCCTACGTGGAGGGCAGCGACGATCCCGAAGCGGCCCTCGAGGACCGCGAGACGATCTTGCCCGACGTGACGCGCGGGGACGCGGTGGAGGCGCGCAAGCTCGAGGCCAAGAGCCACGCCACCCAGCCTCCGGCGCGCTACACCGAGGCCTCGCTGGTGCAGGCCCTCGAGGCCGCCGGCATCGGGCGGCCTTCCACCTACGCCTCGATCCTCTCGACCATCCAAGACCGCGGGTACGCGGTGCGGCGCGGCACCGCGCTGGTTCCCACCTGGACCGCGTTCGCCACCTCCGCGCTGATGGAGGGTAATTTCGGGCGTCTGGTGGACTACGACTTTACCGCCCGCATGGAAGAGGACCTCGACGACATCGCCGGGGGCCGCAAGCGGCGCGGTCCGTACCTGCGCGCTTTTTACTTCGGTGAGGGCGAGGGCGGGCTGGGTCTCAAGAACCTGGTGGAAAGCCGCCTCGAGACCATTGACCCGCGCGAGGTGGCGACCATCGAGGTACCGCGCCTCGAGGGCAGCGGCATCGAGGTGCGGGTGGGCCGCTACGGCCCTTTCCTCAAGCGCGGCGAGGAGACCGCCAACATTCCGGCCGACCTCGCGCCGGACGAACTGGACCTCGAGCGGGCCGAGGAACTGCTGCGCACCGCCCAGGGAGAGCGCGTTCTGGGCACGGATCCCGGCACCGGACTGCCGGTGCTGGCCCGCGCCGGGCGCTACGGCCCATACGTGCAGCTCGGCGAGGACACCCCACCCGCCAAGACCGCCTCGCTGCTGCCCGGCGACAAGCTCGAGGCCCTGACGCTCGAGCGGGCCCTCGAGCTGCTCTCGCTGCCGCGCTTCGTCGGGAAGCTCGACGGCGAGGAGGTGTGGGCCTACAACGGACGTTACGGCCCCTACCTCAAGAAGGGCAGCGACAGCCGCAACCTCGGCTCGCACGAGCAGCTGTTCACCGTGACCCTCGAGGAGGCCGAGCGCCTGTTTCAGCAGCCCAAGGCCCGCCGCGGCGCCAAGGGGCCGCTGAGGGTCTTTGAGTACCCGGACCGTGAGCCGATCGAGCTTCGCGAAGGACGCTTCGCGCCCTACCTCACCGACGGGCAGCTGAACGCCTCGCTGCGCAGCGGCGAGGACCCGCTCGAGCTGAGCGCTGCCGAGGCCCGCGATATCCTGGGCGAGCGGGGCAAGCCGCCCAAGAACGCCGGCAAGCGCCCCTCGAGGAGTGCGGGCACGGCCAAGGCTGCGGCCAAGGGCAAAGCCGGGGCCCGCAAGGCGGCCGCGCCCGCCAAGACCGCCGCGCGCAAGGCTCCGGCCAGCCGCGCGGCCAAAGGCGGCAAGGCTGCGACCAAGCCGCGCGCGGCTGCGGGCAGCAAACCGGCCGAGTGGCGCGAACTGCAGGCGTACGTCGGCGTCCTGAGCGACACCGAGCGCCGCCTGGTCACCGCCACCCGCGGCGAAGGCCGCAAGGTCGAGGAGGTCGCTCCGGAGCTGGGCCTCGAGGTTGCCAAGGCGCGCGGCATGGCGCTGCAGGCCTCCAAGAAGCTCAACCAGGCCCTGCGCGAGGCGCGCGGTTGA
- a CDS encoding branched-chain amino acid transaminase, translated as MTVQTAAKQGGDKGIQAGIVWFNGQFVPQEEARVSVLAHALHYGSSVFEGVRAYRTERGPAVFRLKEHTERLIHSAHILRMPVPYAFEEINEAILEVIRRNGYEECYIRPLVFRGGQSLGVNPLPCPVEAMVAAWYWGAYLGEEAIEQGAKLVTSSWIRSPGNVMPTKSKAGGNYVNSSLAKADAVSAGFDEALLLDAQGYVAEGSGENIFFVRHGVLHVIAHSVTLTGITRDTILHIARDMNLEVRTVMATRDELYTADEVFMTGTAAEVTPISSIDFRAIGKGTAGEITKEIRARYLEIVTGKNPRYDHWLTYVR; from the coding sequence ATGACCGTACAGACCGCCGCCAAGCAGGGTGGAGACAAGGGCATTCAGGCCGGAATCGTGTGGTTCAACGGGCAGTTCGTGCCGCAGGAGGAGGCCCGGGTATCGGTGCTGGCCCACGCGCTGCACTACGGATCCTCGGTGTTCGAGGGTGTGCGCGCCTACCGGACCGAACGCGGTCCCGCCGTGTTTCGCCTCAAGGAGCACACCGAGCGCCTGATCCACAGCGCCCATATCCTGCGCATGCCGGTGCCGTACGCGTTCGAGGAGATCAACGAGGCCATCCTCGAGGTGATCCGCCGCAACGGTTACGAGGAGTGCTACATCCGTCCGCTGGTGTTCCGCGGCGGTCAGAGCCTGGGCGTGAACCCGCTGCCCTGCCCGGTCGAGGCGATGGTCGCGGCGTGGTACTGGGGCGCTTACCTGGGCGAGGAAGCCATCGAGCAGGGGGCCAAGCTGGTGACCTCCTCGTGGATCCGCTCGCCCGGCAACGTGATGCCCACCAAGTCCAAGGCGGGCGGCAACTACGTCAACTCCTCGCTGGCCAAGGCCGACGCCGTCTCGGCGGGCTTCGATGAGGCGCTGCTGCTCGACGCGCAGGGCTACGTCGCCGAGGGCTCGGGCGAGAACATCTTCTTCGTCCGCCACGGCGTGCTGCACGTGATCGCGCACTCGGTGACCCTCACGGGCATCACCCGCGACACCATCTTGCACATCGCGCGCGACATGAACCTCGAGGTGCGCACGGTGATGGCCACCCGCGACGAACTGTACACCGCCGACGAGGTGTTCATGACCGGTACGGCCGCCGAGGTCACCCCGATCTCCTCGATCGACTTCCGCGCCATCGGCAAGGGTACCGCCGGCGAGATCACCAAGGAGATCCGCGCGCGTTACCTGGAGATCGTGACCGGCAAGAACCCCCGGTACGACCACTGGCTGACCTACGTCCGCTGA
- a CDS encoding AAA family ATPase, with translation MLELVVFVGLPGSGKSSFYRARFAATHAQVSKDLFRNNRRPARRQRQLITEALEAGQSVVVDNTNPTADERAELLALGRAWGVRCVGYAFVAGVRECLERNARREGRARVPDVAIFATRARLSWPRLEEGFDALFVVRLEGSGWQVEAGEVT, from the coding sequence ATGCTGGAACTGGTGGTGTTCGTGGGCCTGCCGGGCTCGGGCAAGAGCAGCTTTTACCGCGCTCGCTTCGCCGCGACCCACGCGCAGGTCAGCAAGGACCTGTTTCGCAACAACCGCCGTCCCGCACGCCGACAGCGCCAGCTCATCACCGAGGCCCTCGAGGCGGGCCAGTCCGTGGTGGTGGACAACACCAACCCCACCGCCGACGAGCGCGCGGAACTGCTCGCGCTGGGACGGGCCTGGGGGGTGCGCTGCGTGGGCTACGCCTTCGTGGCGGGCGTGCGCGAGTGTCTGGAGCGCAACGCGCGCCGCGAGGGACGCGCCCGCGTCCCGGATGTGGCGATCTTCGCCACGCGCGCCCGTCTGAGCTGGCCTCGCCTCGAGGAGGGCTTTGACGCGCTGTTCGTGGTGCGCCTCGAGGGCAGCGGCTGGCAGGTCGAGGCCGGGGAGGTCACCTGA
- a CDS encoding YdcF family protein encodes MSQHRRRQGSALSATALSLVLLGGAVPLTLGLASEPHRAPSRPHPTLLVLGAAQYNGRPSPLFKNRLDHALKLYRAGGVNRVVVAGGVGTGDRFSEGAVGREYLIRKGIPAARVKAETRSRSTLQNLKNARALLEGPVTLVTDEVHAPRALALAQAIGLEANVSPCRLEASAGYKERYRLRERALLGLYTLLGTEIDQR; translated from the coding sequence ATGTCGCAGCATCGCCGCCGCCAGGGCAGTGCCCTCAGTGCCACCGCCCTGAGCCTGGTGCTGCTGGGCGGCGCCGTGCCGCTCACCCTGGGGCTGGCCAGCGAACCGCACCGCGCCCCCTCGAGGCCCCACCCCACCCTGCTGGTGCTGGGGGCCGCGCAGTACAACGGGCGGCCCTCTCCGCTGTTCAAGAACCGCCTCGACCACGCCCTCAAGCTGTACCGCGCGGGCGGGGTGAATCGCGTGGTGGTCGCGGGCGGCGTGGGAACCGGAGACCGTTTCAGCGAGGGTGCCGTGGGCCGCGAATACCTGATCCGCAAAGGCATTCCCGCCGCCCGGGTCAAGGCTGAAACCCGCAGCCGCAGCACGCTGCAGAACCTCAAGAACGCGCGAGCACTCCTCGAGGGCCCGGTCACGCTGGTCACCGACGAGGTGCACGCGCCGCGCGCACTGGCGCTGGCGCAGGCCATCGGCCTCGAGGCGAACGTCTCGCCTTGCCGCCTCGAGGCCAGCGCCGGGTACAAGGAGCGCTACCGCCTGCGCGAACGCGCCCTGCTGGGCCTGTATACCCTGCTGGGCACCGAGATCGACCAGCGCTGA
- a CDS encoding GNAT family N-acetyltransferase, whose amino-acid sequence MTVSIVPLTADHRAQALALEVHPEQLAFVSPVERMLAAADTEPLTDPYLILEQGRVVGFFLLNRDPQAIAYYASSPHTVGLEGFFVDRREQGRGLGAQALAALVRYLQLTHPELRELNLTVNCRNAAAIRAYQKAGFVDTGQLYHGGRSGPQHVMTLPLGAAAPERAGG is encoded by the coding sequence ATGACCGTGAGCATCGTTCCCCTCACCGCCGACCACCGTGCTCAGGCCCTGGCCCTCGAGGTGCACCCGGAGCAGCTCGCTTTCGTGAGCCCGGTCGAGCGTATGCTCGCCGCCGCCGACACGGAACCGCTCACCGACCCGTACCTGATCCTCGAGCAGGGCCGGGTGGTCGGGTTTTTCCTGCTCAACCGCGACCCGCAGGCGATCGCCTACTACGCTTCTTCGCCGCACACGGTCGGCCTCGAGGGCTTCTTCGTGGACCGCCGCGAGCAGGGCCGGGGGCTGGGGGCCCAGGCCCTGGCCGCGCTGGTGCGCTACTTGCAGCTCACCCACCCCGAGTTGCGTGAGCTGAACCTGACCGTGAACTGCCGCAACGCCGCAGCCATCCGCGCCTATCAGAAGGCCGGATTCGTAGATACCGGCCAGCTCTATCACGGAGGGCGCAGCGGCCCGCAGCACGTCATGACCCTGCCGCTCGGCGCGGCCGCGCCGGAGCGCGCGGGCGGGTAA
- the mqnC gene encoding cyclic dehypoxanthinyl futalosine synthase — protein MDVLDKAVSGERLSHAEITSLYELPLGEVAAAAHQVRLQKADKDVVTYLIDRNINYTNVCRIACNFCAFYRTDRQKDAYVLDYGQISEKIRVLEAVGGTRILMQGGVNPKLPFEYYTGLLQHIKQHHPGIRIEAFSPEEILGFEQFFGMSAEEVIDRLIEAGLDGLPGAGGEILEDEVRAAAAPARIRSEDWFRILDIAQRKGIYTISTMVIGFGESYAQRASHLIKIREQQDRAVERYGNGFAGFAMWSLQTEHTRLAGKAPGATAHEYLQTLAISRLALDNQRNIQTSWPGQGFKVAQAGLFYGANDMGSTMLEENVVSAAGGHDRHATTVRELVRIIHDAGFTPAQRDSYFRVLHYPDVNAVLNPQGLEVAPA, from the coding sequence ATGGACGTACTGGACAAGGCGGTGAGCGGCGAACGGCTGAGCCATGCCGAGATCACCTCGCTCTACGAACTCCCGCTGGGTGAGGTGGCCGCCGCCGCGCATCAGGTCCGCCTGCAGAAGGCTGACAAGGACGTGGTCACCTACCTGATCGACCGCAACATCAACTACACCAACGTCTGCCGGATCGCCTGCAACTTCTGCGCCTTCTACCGCACCGATCGCCAGAAAGACGCTTACGTGCTCGACTACGGACAGATCTCGGAAAAGATCCGGGTCCTCGAGGCGGTGGGTGGAACGCGCATTCTGATGCAAGGCGGCGTGAACCCCAAGCTGCCCTTCGAGTACTACACCGGGCTGTTGCAGCACATCAAGCAGCACCACCCCGGCATTCGCATCGAGGCCTTCAGTCCCGAGGAGATCCTGGGCTTCGAGCAGTTTTTTGGCATGAGCGCCGAGGAGGTCATCGACCGCCTGATCGAGGCCGGACTCGACGGTCTGCCCGGAGCGGGCGGCGAGATCCTCGAGGACGAGGTGCGCGCGGCAGCAGCGCCCGCACGCATCCGCTCGGAGGACTGGTTCCGCATCCTCGACATCGCGCAGCGCAAGGGCATCTACACCATCTCGACCATGGTGATCGGCTTCGGGGAGAGCTACGCGCAGCGCGCCTCGCACCTGATCAAGATCCGCGAGCAGCAGGACCGCGCCGTGGAGCGCTACGGCAACGGCTTTGCGGGCTTCGCGATGTGGTCGCTGCAGACCGAGCACACCCGACTCGCGGGCAAGGCACCCGGCGCTACCGCGCACGAGTACCTGCAGACCCTGGCGATCAGCCGGCTCGCCCTCGACAACCAGCGCAACATCCAGACCTCCTGGCCCGGCCAGGGCTTCAAGGTGGCGCAGGCCGGCCTGTTCTACGGCGCCAACGACATGGGCTCGACCATGCTCGAGGAGAACGTGGTCTCGGCGGCGGGCGGGCACGACCGCCACGCCACCACCGTGCGCGAACTGGTGCGCATCATCCACGACGCGGGCTTTACCCCGGCGCAGCGCGATTCGTACTTCCGGGTGCTGCACTACCCCGACGTGAACGCGGTGCTAAACCCCCAGGGCCTCGAGGTTGCCCCGGCATAA
- a CDS encoding class I SAM-dependent methyltransferase translates to MQRDHYTHANREAWNETAPRHAATQLDALHRAFAEPGYSRLDPTFTALLQRLGLQGRAVAQLACNNGRELLSVLNLGAAQGTGFDIAGAFLEQGRALARTAGLTERTEWVEGDLYHIPAHFDGRFDLVFVTIGALGWLPDLEAFYAVVARLLRPGGHFVAYEMHPLLDMCEAYDDQDPPRLFHSYFRRDPYVENDGLDYYSGERYDGKTSYWFHHTLADIIGGALRAGLVLEAFDEYPHDVSDVFASFAGRRVQLPLSYSLVARRA, encoded by the coding sequence ATGCAACGCGATCACTATACCCACGCCAACCGCGAGGCCTGGAACGAGACCGCCCCGAGGCACGCCGCGACCCAACTCGACGCCCTGCACCGCGCCTTTGCCGAGCCGGGCTACAGCCGGCTCGACCCCACCTTCACCGCCCTGCTGCAGCGGTTGGGGCTGCAGGGCCGCGCGGTGGCCCAACTCGCCTGCAACAACGGCCGCGAACTGCTCTCGGTACTGAACCTGGGCGCCGCGCAGGGAACCGGCTTTGACATCGCCGGGGCTTTCCTCGAGCAGGGCCGCGCGCTGGCCCGCACCGCCGGCCTCACCGAGCGGACCGAGTGGGTAGAGGGCGACCTCTACCACATCCCCGCGCACTTCGATGGCCGCTTTGACCTGGTGTTCGTCACGATCGGCGCGCTGGGCTGGCTGCCCGACCTCGAGGCCTTCTACGCGGTGGTGGCACGCCTGCTGCGCCCGGGCGGTCACTTCGTGGCCTACGAGATGCATCCGCTGCTCGACATGTGCGAAGCCTACGACGACCAGGACCCGCCCCGCTTGTTTCACTCGTACTTCCGCCGCGACCCCTACGTGGAAAACGACGGCCTGGACTACTACTCGGGCGAACGGTACGACGGAAAGACCAGCTACTGGTTTCATCACACCCTGGCGGACATCATCGGCGGAGCCCTGCGCGCCGGACTGGTCCTCGAGGCGTTCGACGAGTACCCGCACGACGTCTCGGACGTGTTCGCCTCCTTCGCGGGGCGCAGGGTCCAGCTGCCGCTGAGTTACAGCCTGGTGGCCCGCCGGGCCTGA